AGGGGATCCGGAGGTTAACCCACTGGTTGAAATACGATGGCTTGGAGATGTTCTTGAAATTGCATTCGAACTTCAGCATCGTCCGGCAGTCCCAATCACCCCAGGTGACGATGGCGAGACGGTTCTTggcgacgcccgccgccgccagccacttGTCGTGCAAGGCCAGCGCCGTTGCAAGATCCACGCCGCCGTTGACCTGCTCTTGCTGAATCCCCGTCAGCTCGGAGCAGAAAGCGGTGAGGACCGGGTGGTGCCGCGGCTTCACATAGGTGCGGAACGAGGAGAGCaggccgccggtggcggcgtcgacgaGGACCGCAGGAAATTCGATGATTTCCTGCGGGTAAATGCGCGAATCCTTCTCACAGGTAGCCTCGaagtcgacgacgacgaagtAGTCGAACTCCCGCATGCGGAAGTCCTGCTGCTGCGCCACAGGATCTGCCGGCCCGGACGGTGCGGCGGAGGAGAAGCTGAGCATGCCTCGAGCTGCAGTGGAGGCGTGAGGAAAGCtctggcgctgctgctgcgaAGCCATGGCGCCACGCGCCGCCGGATCGGCCGGCCGgaacgcggaggaggaggggaggcagagcATCTCGTTCGCCGGATCTGCTGTGGTTGCTGGGAGCAAGGCTCTCCTTTGCGGTGGTTGCTGGGAAGAATTGAACGCGATGCGGGCGATCTAGGTTGCCGAGAGAATTGCTTCGCGGATGATTTGAGATTGGATCCGAGGATTTGGATTTGTATTGCATagatgcggtggcggcggtggaaggcggcggaggcgtaCGGACGGCGCCACCATTTCCTCATGCCTGGCTGGCTCCGAGAGTCCGAGTCCGACTCTCAGGTGGAAGACTGGAAGTGATTTTGATTTTGACGCTAAATTAGGTAGGCCCCACCTGTCACCAGTAGGGCTAGGTTCCTGCTGTTGCGGTGCTGAGCTGCTGATGAGCGATGACTCCGATGAGTAACCGCGTTGGCcagggattttttttaaaatgatatTATGTTTAACGGAAAATCTTGGGTTTACGTGCTGAAATCAGAAAATTGCAAATCAGGTTCTTATTTATTGGCTAAATATCTGACAAGTACATGTATTAGCGCCGAGCAATGACACGAATTAACAGAACAAATATACCGTTCAAAAGCGACTGCGGCTACAGATGAAATTAGCCTATCGTTACCTTATCGTTCTCGGAACGGTTGACGGTTTATATGGCCCATAACACTCACCTAACAACTAAAAGGGCTTTTCAATGACCATCAAATCCCATAATACTATATTTTTGCTTTCTCACCGGTAAAGTTTGATTAATAGTACCATAGTTGTATTTGTAGAGTCTTTCATTTTACGCAAGATGTTTCAAACAGAGCTACGGATAGGTCTGCCCACGCAAATGCAACAAGCACGTCGAGACAAAACCCGCCGTCCCGGCGGGCATGCCTCACCCTTGTGCCTCATCATGATGGCACCAAGCGATATGATCGGGGCTGTGAGAACAAATATGTACCTATTTAAACTAGGAGTCGTGCACATGCACGGACTATTAGGTGATGATTTGAAAAAACATATATCTGGAGAAAAATTTTGTAAGATTAATCCATCTAAAAAGTCTACTTCGGTTGAGGTTGAGGCTATATAGGTCTATCCAAAAAGAACTTGTATTTTtgataaaaaaacaaatagtTGTCATAATTGATAGGCATAGTTGCATtggaataatttatattatgtATAAGACATGGGGTGTTACACACATTGGTGCTGAGCTACTCACGGCAACATGCTCCTTTATTTTGTGGCAGCAAGCAAATTAAATACCATGTACCCTTAACGACAACCTAATGTCGGGGTAGAGGACATAATTATGGATTCGGTAATGCTAACGTTCATGCGTGTTAATGCCAACCTATATGAAAAGCAGCTCACCggctggtggtgctgctggcTTGCAGCTGCAGCGGCAACCGTGCCGGCTGTTCCAAGTAGGCTGTAATTGTTTTTCATCCGCTAGTTCGATGCACTGCCGCCCGTCATGGAGTTCCAGTTTCCTTCCACCTCATGGAGCTCCAACCCACACGCCGTCGTGCCTCCTCGCCATGGACTGTGAGCAGCGAGGTTGCAGTGGCTTGCCtcctcttccctctccctccaTTCCTCTGCTACACACCGGCGAGACGCACCTGGTGACTCCTGCAGCGTCTCCACAGCATTTGCACGCCCCCATCGCTCGCGTGCAAGAGGTTCACCGCTACCATGCTCTTCCTGCAATTAGTTGATTAGGAGATCAAGTGGAAGGGAAGGGTAAGGTGCAGAGGACCAACGTGAGGCTCATCACCATGTAAGTCAACCCCTAGCAAGCCATGTATTGCTTCTGCTCCTGCACCGGTAAAAAGAAGAGGACAAGGGGATGCGGAGGATGCAGCATACATGAGCATCCAAGAAGATAGTGCAGAATGTTGCATTAGTAATTTCTAATTGCTGCAGCATTACTTTTTATGTTGCATTAGAGATTTAAAATGTTGAAGTGTTTTGTGTTGCTAATGTTGCAGTAGATTTTTATTCTCGATGTTGCAACATGATTTTTTATTGATGTTGCAGCAAGTGTTATTTCTTGTTGTGTTAgcttttttttatgttgcatgAGGTGTTCTATGATGTTTCCATAGTTGAATTGCAAAGTTCTAATTTTCTAGAGAAAAAAAGGGATTCGAGTCATATGTCATATGAAACATCTCCATTTATTGCGGTGGGAATTTGTTTTTCTTAGAATCTCACGGGATCGTATGTCATTATTTTTATCATACAGTTATGGTTGTTGCAAAAGGTAATTTTTGATGTTgcagtttctatttttttcatgttGCGACAGATCGTATGGATTTTGTTTCGTCCAAAGCTGATTGATATGATGCACAAGGGAGTGGAAAGTGGTGATGGCAAAGCAAATGAAGCCGTTGGATTCTTTTGCTCCGCTCGTGAATCACGAATCAGGTTGATGTCGAAATCACGATCGAAATAGCTAAAAAATTCCTATAGAAACACAACGATGATCCAACACCACCCGCAAAGTTTCAGACTCAAAGAGATTCAGAAGGAGCaagcacaaaaataaaaatatataaaaaatgcCGATTGCGTGTTGATCAATGTGTCGGCTAGACTACACTGAATGTTCCAAAAGATTCTTGTGTATCTTTAAAATTTCACAACCCACAAGTATTTTAAACGTTGTTTGccctcggactcgtccccccagcctccGACTAGgtaagaaattgaaaattcgcccAATTTTTCGACAagatcctccaaagcttggtgcTTGTctatgaagcgtccccacataggCAGAGattaaatgtgatacaaatatcagtctcaggaggctgataacatatttatttaacagatggttcaaaccatacaactcccaaaggagcgggcgggcaagccacacccaaaggagaactaaaccaacaacgatacagatccaagttgtAGTCCATTCGGAccccgggctgcaatcggaactaagcgacAGTGAAAGCATTCTGCAAacaccaacaccacaggcagcattgggtgcggaagcgacctcctactcgaaatcctcgacgacaaagtccgggtcttcctctgaagcaacaaaacaagggtcagtacaaaagtactcaacaagtccaaccccatccacggaaggggaaaacaaacaagaatatgcacaggatataacaaggataagactaaggttcatttgcattaaagctaaattttcaacacatgcaagggttcattttcaaaagagttttcacaaagcatttcttttggtaaccgaatcattaagtggggttgatcctacacaaaggattcaagttttaatgctaccggactccccgtccgaaGTAGCAAAGTTGTGAAGGCGGCGTGTCTATCCGACAcgcggataaaaacttggaccaaaatgcccctgcgtgggtagttatcctagttgtagctgtaggggtagttttgTCTTTCGTCCTGAACTATAAATAGGGATCaggggctggttatttcagcacctctttgcttagcaactcattatcttttggcttagaggctagtcatgtgcttaaagtgagagaagagagggagattagagagtgattactcttttcttttaatttcttcatcttttagtgggtggatgaagggaggaggctagccCTCTTttgtatagaagatgttctcgtgatttagctttatttgttgtctcaaatcatgctaaatctttgattcccgagcatttttctttttccctattctCGGAGctatttttggagaattttcgTTCATCATGTTTGAGCCCGAATCTCATGGTTTTGGTTGAAGAGAAATGTTGCTAGGATCTTAGGTAGCATCTTTGATATGATCCACCTCCAAATCCCTCACGAATCCGACTTGAATTTTAAATTTCTCCCAAAACCGTGTTGACTTAGggtttcggttttctccaaaatccgTGATGGATACTTGAGCTTTTTGAGATCTTTTTCATGGATCTATTAGCACTTGGGGTTGCGCATCTATGGCTCAAGTTTTGTCTCGATTCATGGAGTTTTGAGGGAGTATTTTTAGTTTGAAGTTTGAGTGGTGTTCTTGGAGTTCTTGTTTTCCCTCTGTCTGTTCGTGTGCAGGAATAGGGAAGCGAGGCAGCGAGCGAACCAGAGCAGCGAGTAGCACGTGCACGCATGCCAGCAGCGAATTAGATCAGAGCAAGGAGGCGGCCCAGCAAGCAGCAAGCGCTGCGGCCCAGGTGCGTGTGCAGCAGGCCAACAAGCAGCGGTCCACGCACCAGCATTTGTGGGCCGGTAGTGCAACAGGCCACCAGGCTGCACGTCCACGGGCCGCACGCAAGGCAACTCTGGTCTAGCAGTTCAGGTAAGTGGCGCAAGCATCAGGTAGCGTTCTTGTGCTTTGAAGGGGTTGCTATCTAGCTACAGTATTCAATGATTGGAGTATCATTACTTCTTGCATGATAGCACTGTCATAATCTTAATTCTAACACTTGGCTTGCTAATTCCAGTACTCGCTAGTCATGCTTagtttatttaattaattgctaATCCTTTTGTGTATGCCTAGTTAAGTAAGTGATTAGTAGTGTCCTTGTTTTGTCTCTTTTGTGCAATTTTGATGGAGTCAATTCATGTTATGTTTCCGCTGTGATTGAGCATGCcttatcgttcctagggtgagcttgtcacgagttgactaGTGTCATCTTGACGATATAACACATGGTGTGCTTTGGGGTTGCATTTGGGATATAGGCCTTGTTCTGgttgagaatttttataggctcccattcaccccccctctggtcgccctttCGATCCTTCAATTGGTTCAGAGCCGGTTAAGGTTTCTTCATACCCTAATCAGTTTTGAAACCCACGATGGTGACCTCTGAGTGTTTTTCCTCGACCGTTGCAccctactttgatggctctgatTATCGGTATTGGAAAACTTGTATGAAAGCCTATCTAAATAGTAGGGGAGCAggggtttgggaaatcactcaggatgtgaCTTATGTGATTCTTACTACTCGAGTGACTCAGGATGATAGGGAGAAGTATCACGCCAATAGCAAGGCGGTTGATATTCTGTTTGCGAGTCTGAGTCGTGCTGAGTTTGATCAAGTCGAAAATCTGtctcttgctcatgagatttggtctcGACTTTagagtttccatgagggaaaCAGTCAGGTGAAGGCTAGACTCTTTGAGACTTACAGGCATGAGTATGAGAACTTTGCTCATTTGCCTGGTGAGTctgccgatgctttgtttcagcgtttcttggctattgtgaacaagatgaaagcaaatatCACCGTCTTACCCTACActgatcatgatagagctttaaagctcctGCATGCCTTGGATCACGAAGTGTGGGGTACAaaggttgatgctatcattGAATCACCGAATTATGAAACACTTTCCACTGATGAGCTCTTTTCTAAGTTGAAATCCACGGAGGTTGACAAAAGGCTCCGAGCTAAACAAGGGAGCTCTACTGATCCaaatagtatggctctcatgtcaggctctggacagcctaagtctttgagtaactcttcttctatgtcgtttgccttgtcttctttggtttctgTTTCAAAGGAGCAGCtggaggttcttgatgatgatgagctcgcCTTGATCACGAGGCGATTCATGCACTTCAACGACAACCGCAAGAACCGGCGAAGGAGCAACAACACCTGcttcaactgtgggaagccaggacacttcgccgccgactgccccgacaagaacaaatccaagagcaggtacgactacaacaagcacaagaacaagcatggcaccaagaagaagaagaagaagtacaccgaCCGCGAGAAGAAGGAATAtcgcaagaaggccaaagcgcgtgccttcatcgcctccctcAGCGATGTCGACTCCGACACCGACGACCACACCGACTCAAGCTCaaacgaggaggacgacgaccgcaaggcaaagaagaaggaCGACAAGAACTTCAATGGCCTTTGCTTCTACTCTAGCAAGAACCGCGACGGGTACTATGTCATGGCTCTCAACTCcaagaaggatgacaaggaaAGTGACTCCGACACGGAAACTGAGGTAAAGCCTACTCCTGAACAACTTGCTCTAAAAGTATAAGAACTTAATGATTGCTTGATCAATCAAGATAAACTGCTCAAGAAGGCTGCTAAAGAGTgagttgagcttaaggctaagttagaAAGTGCCTTGATTGAGATAGATATGCTTAAATCTGCTTCTACTATTTCTGGTGTTGTTGAGTGTGATGAATGTGGTGTCCATATGGCTAGTCTTGCATCTTtacaatctaagcatgctttgttggtagatgaattggatttgactagggctgctttagatgaggtcaagactaggcctgttttgcttggtgcatgtaagtcttgccctactttgcaagttcagttggatgatgcatgtgctaagcttAGTGCTTTAGAGAAGTCAGAGTTCATTGCTAGATCTAAACTTCCTGAATGCACTGTTTGTCTTGAACTCAAGCTTAATTTGCAACATGCTGATAATAAAAACTCTTACTTGTGCACTGTTGTTAGTTAggtgtcaagtagggaacctcagctaggcatgatgattcaggagttcaaaagggctgatggttttgggcttgggtcGGTTATGAAGGGTTGTCATTTTAATGGGTTGCacaagttctttgatgggttgtgtgaaaaggtgggtcaaaacagtggtgagagaaagaaaccTAGCTACAACCAGTGTGAGCCACCAGCTGACCACACCCCTCGAGAGTCACCTACTAAAAATAGAGAGCAACCCAATCGAGCTTGTGAGCAAAACTTGTCTGAGTGTGTGAGAGATGGAGTTTTCATTGAGACACCACCCAAAGCACCCAAGAAAGCCATTTGGGTGGAAAAAccaaaccacctcaagaacAAGCTTGACACACTTCCGAAAATTGCTCCTAAGAAACCTCCACCAAAACCCCAAGCCAAGCCACAATCTAGAGTGAATCCACAGCCAAAACAGCCTACTAAATTCCACTGTGAGTATTGCAAGAGATGGGGTCACCTTGAGGATTTTTGCTTTCGCAAGAAGAAGGCTTTGAGGCGTGAGCGTGAGTGGGGCAATAGGGACATGTACCacccttctcatggtgtacatgcgcctagagcagctcctccacctcgtcgtgtgGATAGTGTGCATTTTGCTCCTTCGCGTGGTTTTGCCAGGCATGCTTCTCGCCATGATCAATATGGCCCAGGACAGCATGGCCGTGGCTTTCAGTCTTAGAGCTACAACGGACCATATTTTCCCCCTAGCGTTGGCTGTAGTCCTCCTGTGAGacgagagatggttgattttgctaaccccacGCTTGAGCAAATGATTCGACACTggtattctacttgtttttctaaccccagtgttgagtcatttgctcatccttAGTCTCGCTTTGTTTGAGCAGgtcggaggcctggagaacacgtggcttattgattccggttgctctcgacacatgattggtgatcacagatggttctccagcctcaccccggtgatgaccaaggagtacatcactttcggggataatagcaaaggtaaggtGTTGTCTGAAGGTGTTATCAAGGTGAGTGAtaatttcatgctcaagcgagtTGCTCTTGTTGATTCTCTTGGTTACAATTTGCTCTCTATGTCGTAActgcttgatgatggttttgaggtcTGTTTTAAGCAAGAGACCTCAAGGATTTTAGACTCTCGAGGCGATCTTTTGTGTATGATCATCCCCGAGGGTCAAGTGTTTCGAGTTGATTTTTCCAAGTCATTTGGTCTCTCTCGGTGTTTAGTggctggctcatcttctgaactttggaaatggcatagaagattgggtcatttgagctttgatttgctttctcggttcgtctttggtctcttggtcttctcACGAACAatctagtgttgctcagtctaccaccgaagctgagtatgttgctgctgctagctgttgttctcagctgctttggatgatttccactttgagagattttggtttggattttactCGTGTACCCCTTCTTTGTAATAGCACgagtgccattagtgtagccaagaaccccGTTCTCCACTCAAAAACTAAACATattgatgtgagatatcattttctgagagatcatgttaAGAAAGGGGatattgaccttggctatgttgctacccaGAACCAACtcgctgacatcttcaccaaacccCTGGATCAAGCCACTTTTGCTCGTTTCTGggggggagttgggtgtttgcttCCCTTTCTGAGTTGtgttttggagcttctcttgtattatacTTGTATCATTTCTGTACGAAACATAGTAGGATAGCCATTTTTTATGATAGCTTTGAgttcttcatgtatatcttatcatgctaTCTTTTTTGTGATATATTGTGGTGGATGATACATATGAACATCATGTCCTGCTTTACCTTAGTTCCATTTGGGTATGGCATGTTGTTCATCTGTATCATTTTAACTTAGTTTCCATGcattttgtatcatattgcattttgtatcatgttgcactagatgagcttctcctatatatctTGTGTACTcccttatgctacttgtgagctagtactgtggttggtgattttgatgcaatgtgcagttatgctcttgatgatattgtatacTTGTTGAGATAactgtttttgaaattcaatgctaaattctactctattaacttgcttatcacccatgagcAGATGCTTGGTTATGGTTTGCCCTTGTTTGCATACTGGTTCCATATCTAGCTTATGTTTGGAatccatgttcttttcaattgggtcaaagatctaggtatcattgcaaatgtttagcccatgatgcatccCTTGGGGAAgtatggcttctttgtgccgcaaaggcacttcatgtattttgctttgtgtgaataatgaaaagaaaaatgctgaaaaattcataaattcaccaagtttttgtgcTTAATGTTATAttattgcttgcttagttgttacaagatgtctaccaaaagaagtagacacttggtttcaacaagctttaaacatgacttgtgatgcatatgtgggtgtttgcaatgatctcttgttgaaaATGGTTTTTCCTAGtatgagctcttgatggactagtctattcttgcttgggtgattcttaactaggtgcttgctcatgtggtgatctttttatacattgctaaaacttgataCTTGCTTCACCTCCACTGTTGTAACTTGATATCATCTTGTTGGCGATGCTATTGTTTCTTATGATCCATCAAGCTTTATCTCCCTGGTATCCTTTGAGAGTgcattgtgatatatttgagaagcttgttagGTTCTGCATTTCCATGGCATGCACTTTGTGCTTTAATGCTTTTCTTGATGgttgcattgtcaacaagggggagagaaaTCTACACAAACTCATTCATCTGTCAATGGGGAGACTTTGCATGTATGCATGATTTCAGGGGGAGTATTTGTGAGTTGTTGATATGCTCTTGTTATGCTCTTATGCTCTTGTACCGGTCGCGTTAAGctgtttacctcttcttgaggagtcGATTTTTGATTTGAGTttggattttcatgtgattggtgttgagcccattttctgcctcttcttgagggatcacatgATTTTATCTCAGTTGGGTAGAGTCgttgcccttatcttaggggactgagattttctattttgagtttcttgttttctatttcaatactatgaatttgtggggtgttgtcaatgcactcatcaatggggagattgaggaccaatggtggtcaccattggatgatgagtgattgacaacgttgtgttggattgatgttgctcttggcttgtgatgtgcaggtgtaggatgcgacgtgacagtcgacggcgtgcggtgaaggtcaagcgaaaggttcgtgccgatggaccaagggcggtgaaggatgaatgcGAGTAGgtttggaccgatggacccgaggagtccggacGAAGTCAtaggcggtccacatggtgcacggaatggcAAGAGGGCATGAtaggatggagacggcgtcggtcgagtcgagcgggaggcttggcggaggccggacacgcgttgACATTgaggaggtcgcgtggcggccaagcaAAGATGGAcagtttgggtggtttgggcctcaaaaccaccgcgcaggcaggtttcccggtctgggcctcaaaaccaggggcgagcccggtgcggccggagcttcgagaaggagggcacgtggcatcatcgcgaagcttgcgttgaggcgaagcaaagttgtgaaggcggcgtgtccgtccgatgcacggataaaaacttggaccaaaatacccctgcgtgggtagttatcctagttgtagctgtaggggtagttttATCTTTCGTCCTGAACTATAAATAGGGATcgggggctggttatttcagcacctctttgctTAGCAACTCGTTATCTTTTGGCTTAGAGGCAAGTCATGTGCTTAAAGTGAGAGAAAAGAGGgagattagagagtgattactcttttctcttaatttcttcatcttttagtgggtggatgaagggaggaggctagccCTCTTttgtatagaagatgttctcgtgatttagctttatttgttgtctcaaatcgtgctaaatctttgattcccgagcgtttttctttttccctattttcggagctatttttggagaatttttgtTCATCATGTTTGAGCCCGAATCTCATGGTTTTGGTTGAAGAGAAATGTTGCTAGGATCTTAGGGAGCATCTTTCATATGATCCCCCTCCAAATCCCTCACAAATCCGGCTTGAATTTTAAATTTCTTCCAAAACCGTGTTGAGTTAGGGTTTCGATTTTCTCCAAAATCCGTGATGGATACTTGAGATTTTTGAGATCTTTTTCATGGATCTATTAGCACTTGGAGTTGCGCATCTATGGCTCAAGTTTTGTCTCGATTCATGGAGTTTTGAGGGAGTATTTTTAGTTTGAAGTTTGAGTGGTGTTCTTGGAGTTCTTGTTTTCCCTCTGTCTGTTCGTGCGCAGGAACAGGGAAGCGAGGCAGCGAGCGAGCCAGAGCAGCGAGTAGCACGTGCACGCGTGCCAGCAGCGAAGCAGATCAGAGCAAGGAGGCGGCCCAGCAAGCAGCAAGTGCTGCAGCCCAGGTGCGTGTGCAGCAGGCCAGCAAGCAGCGGTCCACGCAGCAGCATTTGTGGGCTGGTAGCGCAACAGGCCACCAGGCCGCACGTCCACGGGCCGCACGCAAGGCAACTCTGGTCTAGCAGTTCAGGTAAGTGGCGCAAGCATCAGGTATCGTTCTTATGCTTTGAAGGGGTTGCTATCTAGCTACAGTATTCAATGATTGGAGTATCATTACTTCTTGCATGATAGCACTGTCATAATCTTAATTCTAACACTTGGCTTGCTAATTCGAGTACTCGCTAGTCATGCTTagtttatttaattaattgctaATCCTTTCGTGTATGCCTAGTTAAGTAGTGATTAGTAGTGTCCTTGTTTTGTCTCTTTTGTGCAATTTTGATGGAGTCAATTTATGTTATGTTTCCGCTGTGATTGAGCATGCcttatcgttcctagggtgagcttgtcacgagttgactaGTGTCATCTTGACGATATAACACACGGTGTGCTTTGGGGTTGCATTTGGGATATAAGCCTTGTTCTGGTTGATAATTTttataggctcccattcacccccatCTGGTCGCCCTTTCGATCCTTCATAAACTGATCGTAACTTAGAATAGCTTGAAACTAATTTTATTAATTTTCTAAAATCACGAAGCACACGTTAGACTAGCTTTTGGAGTTATTTTGATCTTCATTTCTTCTCTGTTGGAGTTTATTTGCATATTGATTCttgatatttattttaattACGTATCCTGGAACTGAAGGATTTGAAGGATCCCAAAGACCTGAGCTACTTCAGGAGGAAGAAGTCAAGTGAAAGACACTCCAGGTTCACACTCATTCGATTTGAATACCTATTAGGCATTGCTATCGAATACCTATTAGGCATTGCTACTGGTATGCTAGTGCTTTATTTCTTCTCACTATGATGATAAACCTTACATAGCCTATTTTTTGCCTTGAATCCTTGTGTGACCTACTACCATATTGCTTATATATGCTAtgtgcgatgcttgcatgtgtatgggatattgTGATTACGATTCTTGGTGTGAGTGGGGATAAAACTGGCAGGAGAAGGTGTTTTTGGGTTATTTGGCGGGGTaagctttacacaacccaatcgTTAGATTGGTAACGATTGGGGGGCTTAGGGTTCATTCTCGGACGTTTCCTGCTTTGTACCTCTTGCATGTACATggttgaggagcataggagttggaGATGGCAGCACCTGTAACGGGTGATGTTGCGTCCATCGCGGTGAGGCACTTTCATGAAAGATTAGGAGCTCACCCCGGTCTGAAGTTGAGTGGGTCGCCATGCTTCATGGAAATATGTTAAACGTGCACACCACTCGCCGAATTATGGGTTTAGGCTCGGGTCGAGACTGGCAAGTGCGATGCCATACCTGCCATAGGATAGAGTATCAGTGTAGGGGGGGAGTGGTGCTAACCTTTTGCCCCCTGATTTGCGTTTGCCCTCggtgggagtgcttcacagtTCTGGGGTGGTCTTCTGTGGGAGATCGCATCCGAGCCTGGATCCAGGATGGTATTGTAAATTCCAGGTTCTTCGCTCGGTAGGATGTAGTTCAGTTGGATCGCTATCAGCTGTGCTCACCCTAAGATGGAAGATCTCGAGATGGGTCGAGGTGTACACACTCtacagagttaaaactataTGTATAGTGGCGTCCTTGGCCATGGACAACTCTGTGTCGCGATGACTCTCCATTGTTTTGGGATTCTCTACCTCCCCTTATAGTTACTTGAGTGTGGTGAGCCGCAATTGCAGTCGGGGAGAGAAGTTGTTCCCTTCTGCCTTCACGATCCGGCTGTAATTGTTGAGAGGCAAAGAGAGGGAGTCTTCACCTCGACCCTAGTCTGGAGATAGGATGTTGGTGATAGGGACCCTATCAAGGCAGGTGTGCCCGATGAGCTGAGAGATTGTGATGACGGATATGGAGTTTATTTTTATGCTTGCTACTGCTTAGGAAACTCGAGCCTACTCCTTGTCTACTTTTT
This sequence is a window from Setaria italica strain Yugu1 chromosome III, Setaria_italica_v2.0, whole genome shotgun sequence. Protein-coding genes within it:
- the LOC101781182 gene encoding ERI1 exoribonuclease 2; the protein is MLCLPSSSAFRPADPAARGAMASQQQRQSFPHASTAARGMLSFSSAAPSGPADPVAQQQDFRMREFDYFVVVDFEATCEKDSRIYPQEIIEFPAVLVDAATGGLLSSFRTYVKPRHHPVLTAFCSELTGIQQEQVNGGVDLATALALHDKWLAAAGVAKNRLAIVTWGDWDCRTMLKFECNFKNISKPSYFNQWVNLRIPFETAFGAGRRNLQEAVREAGLQWDGRLHCGLDDARNTARLLVELMRRGVRISITGSLVPPPLPEPEPEPEPELQPQAQLSPGNRNLSWCDDGAATTDCFYCYCSVPIRGGVVTMPGPMQGRFFFTCGNWMPTCRFFHWAA